The Armatimonadota bacterium genomic interval TGGGGTGAGCGGCTGCCGACCGTGAGGGTACTGTTCTTGGGTACGCCGTCGTTCGCACTGCCCTCCTTGGAAGCCCTGGCCTCGCGTCACGGTGTCGTGGCGGTCATCACGCAGCCCGACCGACCGGCGGGGCGCGGGCGGAGGCTCACTCCGCCCCCCGTCGCGGTGCGTGCGAGAGAGCTCGGTATCCCCGTGCTGCAACCCGACAGGCTGCGCGATGTGCGCGCGCAGGTCGAGGCCCTAGCGCCCGACCTCGGCGTCACCGTTGCGTACGGCAAGATCATCCCCCGCTGGTTGCTGGATCTGCCTGCGCACGGCTGCATCAACCTGCATCCCTCATTGCTCCCAAAATACCGCGGGGCGTCACCGATCCAACGGGCGATCCTGCACGGAGACGCGGTAACGGGTGTGACGGTGATCCGGCAGACCGCCGAGCTGGATGCGGGCGACATCCTCGCGCAGCGTGAGGTCCCCATCCTGCCCGACGACACCGCCGGCACGTTGGAGGCTCGACTCGCGCAAGTCGGCGCACGGCTGCTGGTGGAGGTCGTCGACGCGATCGGGCGGGGCGAGGCCCGCCCCGCGCCCCAGGACCCCGCGGCGGCCAGTTACTTCGGCAAGCTGACCAAGGAGGATGGGCGGATCGACTGGACGCACCCGGCCGCGCAGATCGAGCGGCACATCCGGGCGATGGAGCCGTGGCCCAAAGCGTTCACCTTCCGCGGCGGCGAACGGGTGGCAATCCGGAGGGGTCGCGTGGTGAGTGACGAAGGCGCGCCCGGATGTGTGCTGCGTTTGACCGAAGAGGGATTCGTCGTCGGCACGGGCGAGGGCGCGCTCGAAGTCGTCGAGGTGCAGCCGGCCTCGGGACGGAGGATGTCTGCGGCGGACTACGCCCGCGGCCACCGGCTCACGGTCGGAGAGGTGCTCGGGTGAGCCCCTCCTGCTAGAATAGGGCCCGGAGGTGCTGAAGAGATGATGTTCTTCGGAGGACCGCTGTTCTGGCTGGCGATCTTCGGTTTTCTGTTCGCACTCTGGGCCCAGTTCCAGGTTCGGTCGACGTTTGGCCGCTACAGCCGCGTGCCGACGGCGACGGGTCTGACCGGGGCGGAGGCGGCGGAGCGCATCCTCGCCACCTACGGACTGCACGACGTCCGCATCGAGCCGGTCCAGGGGATGTTGACCGACCACTACGACCCACGCTCCAAGACGTTGCGCCTGTCTCCGGAGGTGTACGCCAGCAACTCCGTCGCGGCCCTCGGCGTCGCCGCGCACGAGGCCGGGCACGCGTTGCAGCACAAGGAGAACTACGCGCCGCTGGCGCTGCGCAACGCGATCGTCCCGGTCGCCGGCATCGGCTCCCAGCTGGGGATCTGGCTGTTCTTCATCGGCATGATCCTCGGGCAGGGTGGCGGGTGGCTGATGGACATCGGCATTTTGCTGTTCGTCGGTGTGGTGGCCTTCACGTTGGTCACGCTGCCCGTTGAGTTCGACGCCAGCCGCCGCGCGGTCGCGGTCCTGGCGGGCAACGGCCTGATCACCCCGCGGGAGTCGCAGGGCGTGCGCGCGGTGCTCAACGCCGCCGCCATGACCTACGTGGCCGCGGCCGCGATGGCGATCATCCAACTGCTCCGCCTGATCGCGCTGCGCAACATGTCCCGACACTAGCCGCCCGTGGTACGCGGGACGCGGCCCCCGGCGGTTGCCCGGTCGGCCGCACCGCGCACCGGCCGCGAGG includes:
- the fmt gene encoding methionyl-tRNA formyltransferase translates to MRVLFLGTPSFALPSLEALASRHGVVAVITQPDRPAGRGRRLTPPPVAVRARELGIPVLQPDRLRDVRAQVEALAPDLGVTVAYGKIIPRWLLDLPAHGCINLHPSLLPKYRGASPIQRAILHGDAVTGVTVIRQTAELDAGDILAQREVPILPDDTAGTLEARLAQVGARLLVEVVDAIGRGEARPAPQDPAAASYFGKLTKEDGRIDWTHPAAQIERHIRAMEPWPKAFTFRGGERVAIRRGRVVSDEGAPGCVLRLTEEGFVVGTGEGALEVVEVQPASGRRMSAADYARGHRLTVGEVLG
- a CDS encoding zinc metallopeptidase, producing MMFFGGPLFWLAIFGFLFALWAQFQVRSTFGRYSRVPTATGLTGAEAAERILATYGLHDVRIEPVQGMLTDHYDPRSKTLRLSPEVYASNSVAALGVAAHEAGHALQHKENYAPLALRNAIVPVAGIGSQLGIWLFFIGMILGQGGGWLMDIGILLFVGVVAFTLVTLPVEFDASRRAVAVLAGNGLITPRESQGVRAVLNAAAMTYVAAAAMAIIQLLRLIALRNMSRH